A genomic region of Anas acuta chromosome 1, bAnaAcu1.1, whole genome shotgun sequence contains the following coding sequences:
- the LOC137865592 gene encoding C-type lectin domain family 4 member D-like isoform X4: MNQQERVGPGTAGAVASTRLCPRMLQGGTASPMDLQAKVSDAKSLGSDTEHIPHIYSGSLTSPRAVTSPQPCRGTTPSCTASWRCIKAKHSCSVVSLCTGRDWKCCSEGWRPFQESCYYFSDDWMPWNESQQNCSGMGSQLVVINTEAEQAFLYKEMGRQFKHQRNGVILYIGLRAQKVGQWRWADQTPYNETAAFWRRGEPSDQPSDELCVVIHYQKDIFRNWNNVPCTIDSYRICETAAETI; encoded by the exons ATGAACCAGCAAGAGAGAGTCGGTCCTGGGACTGCAG GAGCTGTGGCCAGTACAAGACTCTGCCCCAGAATGCTCCAGGGTGGCACTGCATCCCCAATGGATCTGCAAGCCAAAGTGAGTGATGCTAAGAGCCTTGGGAGTGACACTGAGCACATCCCCCACATTTATTCTGGT TCACTCACGTCTCCCAGAGCTGTGACAAGCCCGCAGCCCTGCAGGGGAACCACACCGAGTTGCACTGCATCTTGGCGGTGCATCAAAGCAAAG CATTCATGCTCCGTGGTCTCTCTCTGCACAGGGCGAGACTGGAAGTGCTGTTCAGAGGGCTGGAGACCCTTTCAGGAAAGCTGCTATTACTTCTCAGATGATTGGATGCCCTGGAATGAGAGCCAGCAGAACTGCAGTGGGATGGGCTCCCAGCTGGTGGTGATCAATACAGAAGCAGAGCAG GCTTTCCTCTATAAGGAAATGGGAAGACAGTTTAAACACCAGCGAAACGGAGTCATTTTATACATCGGTCTGAGGGCACAGAAGGTGGGCCAGTGGCGCTGGGCAGACCAGACTCCCTATAATGAAACAGCAGC gTTCTGGAGGCGTGGGGAGCCAAGTGATCAACCAAGTGATGAGCTGTGTGTTGTAATCCATTACCAGAAAGATATTTTCCGGAACTGGAATAATGTCCCATGCACAATCGACTCTTATCGGATTTGTGAGACTGCAGCAGAAACAATATGA
- the LOC137865592 gene encoding C-type lectin domain family 4 member D-like isoform X5: MNQQERVGPGTAGAVASTRLCPRMLQGGTASPMDLQAKSLTSPRAVTSPQPCRGTTPSCTASWRCIKAKHSCSVVSLCTGRDWKCCSEGWRPFQESCYYFSDDWMPWNESQQNCSGMGSQLVVINTEAEQAFLYKEMGRQFKHQRNGVILYIGLRAQKVGQWRWADQTPYNETAAFWRRGEPSDQPSDELCVVIHYQKDIFRNWNNVPCTIDSYRICETAAETI; this comes from the exons ATGAACCAGCAAGAGAGAGTCGGTCCTGGGACTGCAG GAGCTGTGGCCAGTACAAGACTCTGCCCCAGAATGCTCCAGGGTGGCACTGCATCCCCAATGGATCTGCAAGCCAAA TCACTCACGTCTCCCAGAGCTGTGACAAGCCCGCAGCCCTGCAGGGGAACCACACCGAGTTGCACTGCATCTTGGCGGTGCATCAAAGCAAAG CATTCATGCTCCGTGGTCTCTCTCTGCACAGGGCGAGACTGGAAGTGCTGTTCAGAGGGCTGGAGACCCTTTCAGGAAAGCTGCTATTACTTCTCAGATGATTGGATGCCCTGGAATGAGAGCCAGCAGAACTGCAGTGGGATGGGCTCCCAGCTGGTGGTGATCAATACAGAAGCAGAGCAG GCTTTCCTCTATAAGGAAATGGGAAGACAGTTTAAACACCAGCGAAACGGAGTCATTTTATACATCGGTCTGAGGGCACAGAAGGTGGGCCAGTGGCGCTGGGCAGACCAGACTCCCTATAATGAAACAGCAGC gTTCTGGAGGCGTGGGGAGCCAAGTGATCAACCAAGTGATGAGCTGTGTGTTGTAATCCATTACCAGAAAGATATTTTCCGGAACTGGAATAATGTCCCATGCACAATCGACTCTTATCGGATTTGTGAGACTGCAGCAGAAACAATATGA
- the LOC137865592 gene encoding C-type lectin domain family 4 member D-like isoform X1 encodes MNQQERVGPGTAAPAEGSSCSRLSPWVLLVSALAVKTALMTVGLGAVASTRLCPRMLQGGTASPMDLQAKVSDAKSLGSDTEHIPHIYSGSLTSPRAVTSPQPCRGTTPSCTASWRCIKAKHSCSVVSLCTGRDWKCCSEGWRPFQESCYYFSDDWMPWNESQQNCSGMGSQLVVINTEAEQAFLYKEMGRQFKHQRNGVILYIGLRAQKVGQWRWADQTPYNETAAFWRRGEPSDQPSDELCVVIHYQKDIFRNWNNVPCTIDSYRICETAAETI; translated from the exons ATGAACCAGCAAGAGAGAGTCGGTCCTGGGACTGCAG CCCCAGCAGAAGGGAGCAGCTGTTCCCGCCTGAGCCCCTGGGTCTTGCTCGTTTCTGCCCTTGCCGTCAAAACTGCCCTTATGACCGTCGGCCTCG GAGCTGTGGCCAGTACAAGACTCTGCCCCAGAATGCTCCAGGGTGGCACTGCATCCCCAATGGATCTGCAAGCCAAAGTGAGTGATGCTAAGAGCCTTGGGAGTGACACTGAGCACATCCCCCACATTTATTCTGGT TCACTCACGTCTCCCAGAGCTGTGACAAGCCCGCAGCCCTGCAGGGGAACCACACCGAGTTGCACTGCATCTTGGCGGTGCATCAAAGCAAAG CATTCATGCTCCGTGGTCTCTCTCTGCACAGGGCGAGACTGGAAGTGCTGTTCAGAGGGCTGGAGACCCTTTCAGGAAAGCTGCTATTACTTCTCAGATGATTGGATGCCCTGGAATGAGAGCCAGCAGAACTGCAGTGGGATGGGCTCCCAGCTGGTGGTGATCAATACAGAAGCAGAGCAG GCTTTCCTCTATAAGGAAATGGGAAGACAGTTTAAACACCAGCGAAACGGAGTCATTTTATACATCGGTCTGAGGGCACAGAAGGTGGGCCAGTGGCGCTGGGCAGACCAGACTCCCTATAATGAAACAGCAGC gTTCTGGAGGCGTGGGGAGCCAAGTGATCAACCAAGTGATGAGCTGTGTGTTGTAATCCATTACCAGAAAGATATTTTCCGGAACTGGAATAATGTCCCATGCACAATCGACTCTTATCGGATTTGTGAGACTGCAGCAGAAACAATATGA
- the LOC137865592 gene encoding C-type lectin domain family 4 member D-like isoform X7, with amino-acid sequence MNQQERVGPGTAAPAEGSSCSRLSPWVLLVSALAVKTALMTVGLVLLFHRSCGQYKTLPQNAPGWHCIPNGSASQRRDWKCCSEGWRPFQESCYYFSDDWMPWNESQQNCSGMGSQLVVINTEAEQAFLYKEMGRQFKHQRNGVILYIGLRAQKVGQWRWADQTPYNETAAFWRRGEPSDQPSDELCVVIHYQKDIFRNWNNVPCTIDSYRICETAAETI; translated from the exons ATGAACCAGCAAGAGAGAGTCGGTCCTGGGACTGCAG CCCCAGCAGAAGGGAGCAGCTGTTCCCGCCTGAGCCCCTGGGTCTTGCTCGTTTCTGCCCTTGCCGTCAAAACTGCCCTTATGACCGTCGGCCTCG TTCTTCTCTTTCACAGGAGCTGTGGCCAGTACAAGACTCTGCCCCAGAATGCTCCAGGGTGGCACTGCATCCCCAATGGATCTGCAAGCCAAA GGCGAGACTGGAAGTGCTGTTCAGAGGGCTGGAGACCCTTTCAGGAAAGCTGCTATTACTTCTCAGATGATTGGATGCCCTGGAATGAGAGCCAGCAGAACTGCAGTGGGATGGGCTCCCAGCTGGTGGTGATCAATACAGAAGCAGAGCAG GCTTTCCTCTATAAGGAAATGGGAAGACAGTTTAAACACCAGCGAAACGGAGTCATTTTATACATCGGTCTGAGGGCACAGAAGGTGGGCCAGTGGCGCTGGGCAGACCAGACTCCCTATAATGAAACAGCAGC gTTCTGGAGGCGTGGGGAGCCAAGTGATCAACCAAGTGATGAGCTGTGTGTTGTAATCCATTACCAGAAAGATATTTTCCGGAACTGGAATAATGTCCCATGCACAATCGACTCTTATCGGATTTGTGAGACTGCAGCAGAAACAATATGA
- the LOC137865592 gene encoding C-type lectin domain family 4 member D-like isoform X3, with protein MNQQERVGPGTAAPAEGSSCSRLSPWVLLVSALAVKTALMTVGLVLLFHRSCGQYKTLPQNAPGWHCIPNGSASQITHVSQSCDKPAALQGNHTELHCILAVHQSKGRDWKCCSEGWRPFQESCYYFSDDWMPWNESQQNCSGMGSQLVVINTEAEQAFLYKEMGRQFKHQRNGVILYIGLRAQKVGQWRWADQTPYNETAAFWRRGEPSDQPSDELCVVIHYQKDIFRNWNNVPCTIDSYRICETAAETI; from the exons ATGAACCAGCAAGAGAGAGTCGGTCCTGGGACTGCAG CCCCAGCAGAAGGGAGCAGCTGTTCCCGCCTGAGCCCCTGGGTCTTGCTCGTTTCTGCCCTTGCCGTCAAAACTGCCCTTATGACCGTCGGCCTCG TTCTTCTCTTTCACAGGAGCTGTGGCCAGTACAAGACTCTGCCCCAGAATGCTCCAGGGTGGCACTGCATCCCCAATGGATCTGCAAGCCAAA TCACTCACGTCTCCCAGAGCTGTGACAAGCCCGCAGCCCTGCAGGGGAACCACACCGAGTTGCACTGCATCTTGGCGGTGCATCAAAGCAAAG GGCGAGACTGGAAGTGCTGTTCAGAGGGCTGGAGACCCTTTCAGGAAAGCTGCTATTACTTCTCAGATGATTGGATGCCCTGGAATGAGAGCCAGCAGAACTGCAGTGGGATGGGCTCCCAGCTGGTGGTGATCAATACAGAAGCAGAGCAG GCTTTCCTCTATAAGGAAATGGGAAGACAGTTTAAACACCAGCGAAACGGAGTCATTTTATACATCGGTCTGAGGGCACAGAAGGTGGGCCAGTGGCGCTGGGCAGACCAGACTCCCTATAATGAAACAGCAGC gTTCTGGAGGCGTGGGGAGCCAAGTGATCAACCAAGTGATGAGCTGTGTGTTGTAATCCATTACCAGAAAGATATTTTCCGGAACTGGAATAATGTCCCATGCACAATCGACTCTTATCGGATTTGTGAGACTGCAGCAGAAACAATATGA
- the LOC137865592 gene encoding C-type lectin domain family 4 member D-like isoform X6, with translation MNQQERVGPGTAAPAEGSSCSRLSPWVLLVSALAVKTALMTVGLVTHVSQSCDKPAALQGNHTELHCILAVHQSKGRDWKCCSEGWRPFQESCYYFSDDWMPWNESQQNCSGMGSQLVVINTEAEQAFLYKEMGRQFKHQRNGVILYIGLRAQKVGQWRWADQTPYNETAAFWRRGEPSDQPSDELCVVIHYQKDIFRNWNNVPCTIDSYRICETAAETI, from the exons ATGAACCAGCAAGAGAGAGTCGGTCCTGGGACTGCAG CCCCAGCAGAAGGGAGCAGCTGTTCCCGCCTGAGCCCCTGGGTCTTGCTCGTTTCTGCCCTTGCCGTCAAAACTGCCCTTATGACCGTCGGCCTCG TCACTCACGTCTCCCAGAGCTGTGACAAGCCCGCAGCCCTGCAGGGGAACCACACCGAGTTGCACTGCATCTTGGCGGTGCATCAAAGCAAAG GGCGAGACTGGAAGTGCTGTTCAGAGGGCTGGAGACCCTTTCAGGAAAGCTGCTATTACTTCTCAGATGATTGGATGCCCTGGAATGAGAGCCAGCAGAACTGCAGTGGGATGGGCTCCCAGCTGGTGGTGATCAATACAGAAGCAGAGCAG GCTTTCCTCTATAAGGAAATGGGAAGACAGTTTAAACACCAGCGAAACGGAGTCATTTTATACATCGGTCTGAGGGCACAGAAGGTGGGCCAGTGGCGCTGGGCAGACCAGACTCCCTATAATGAAACAGCAGC gTTCTGGAGGCGTGGGGAGCCAAGTGATCAACCAAGTGATGAGCTGTGTGTTGTAATCCATTACCAGAAAGATATTTTCCGGAACTGGAATAATGTCCCATGCACAATCGACTCTTATCGGATTTGTGAGACTGCAGCAGAAACAATATGA
- the LOC137865592 gene encoding C-type lectin domain family 4 member D-like isoform X2, which translates to MNQQERVGPGTAAPAEGSSCSRLSPWVLLVSALAVKTALMTVGLGAVASTRLCPRMLQGGTASPMDLQAKSLTSPRAVTSPQPCRGTTPSCTASWRCIKAKHSCSVVSLCTGRDWKCCSEGWRPFQESCYYFSDDWMPWNESQQNCSGMGSQLVVINTEAEQAFLYKEMGRQFKHQRNGVILYIGLRAQKVGQWRWADQTPYNETAAFWRRGEPSDQPSDELCVVIHYQKDIFRNWNNVPCTIDSYRICETAAETI; encoded by the exons ATGAACCAGCAAGAGAGAGTCGGTCCTGGGACTGCAG CCCCAGCAGAAGGGAGCAGCTGTTCCCGCCTGAGCCCCTGGGTCTTGCTCGTTTCTGCCCTTGCCGTCAAAACTGCCCTTATGACCGTCGGCCTCG GAGCTGTGGCCAGTACAAGACTCTGCCCCAGAATGCTCCAGGGTGGCACTGCATCCCCAATGGATCTGCAAGCCAAA TCACTCACGTCTCCCAGAGCTGTGACAAGCCCGCAGCCCTGCAGGGGAACCACACCGAGTTGCACTGCATCTTGGCGGTGCATCAAAGCAAAG CATTCATGCTCCGTGGTCTCTCTCTGCACAGGGCGAGACTGGAAGTGCTGTTCAGAGGGCTGGAGACCCTTTCAGGAAAGCTGCTATTACTTCTCAGATGATTGGATGCCCTGGAATGAGAGCCAGCAGAACTGCAGTGGGATGGGCTCCCAGCTGGTGGTGATCAATACAGAAGCAGAGCAG GCTTTCCTCTATAAGGAAATGGGAAGACAGTTTAAACACCAGCGAAACGGAGTCATTTTATACATCGGTCTGAGGGCACAGAAGGTGGGCCAGTGGCGCTGGGCAGACCAGACTCCCTATAATGAAACAGCAGC gTTCTGGAGGCGTGGGGAGCCAAGTGATCAACCAAGTGATGAGCTGTGTGTTGTAATCCATTACCAGAAAGATATTTTCCGGAACTGGAATAATGTCCCATGCACAATCGACTCTTATCGGATTTGTGAGACTGCAGCAGAAACAATATGA